In one Thermanaerovibrio velox DSM 12556 genomic region, the following are encoded:
- the flgK gene encoding flagellar hook-associated protein FlgK, which translates to MLNSFFGFEMGRRAMDYFRRGMEVAGHNMSNAHVEGYSRQRVEASASDPFTDPGLARPAVPGQIGTGVQTDAIRRLRDLFLDAQYREEVCVKGYWDTVLKAISQTETYVNEPGGKGFQASMNDFWAALQEVSKRPDNSATRENLVQNAKNVVVFLQQLKTNYDQYRTALNKEVRLKVEEANSLIDQIAQLNGVIEEIKGVGGNPNDLLDRRDLLVEKLSRMIDCTVGSPCLDEADGDYKIDLGGKLLVQGTKTRHLVLVPVAGNQGFFDVQVEDNQFQHVSDPTVAVAIIEQRMPESVVSLEVQRLANEKRWELGRGNAMLSVTDKDAAIGLRGSFALQVSSSGVVKSTASFPASGGNPVGTVLIPPSSGSASYRFRVAAGSFESLVSVVWNSGTSQWDISDNLGNSASTAGGLLNLSDLNSFFSANYGSAFISSVSSGGDQLTLSSVDRHLIAISDVQGDLARHMGLTGSSPAVTIEVTEGDSLTTIANKINAAYSSDLAAKIPPELTTNPPGTAPSKPEQWLRCLVEQDGTTGNYYLKLQSDLVGEAYRINVLGGSDCGTGQGGSLYMARKLGFVNADDSTSVAAYSEDAYFKFEGREYLSSTNSFKDARSLSASDLWSASSATEVYKGLRLELKGVGLTQIQCRHHVKGGEIRGLLESRDDFLLAQTDWFDEIVYGLVTEFNALHYSGHGAGDYINTTGIEFFTPVTGKYGASGSFSLNPLLEARSSLIAAYSGDGKGKAQGAAGNSSGDGTVALKLAQLKQSKVLNGRSSDFNSYYESFIAELGAAGQRATTMAKNQKALVDQIETQRQSVMGVNLDEEMMDIIKFQQAFNGMARYITTIDEMLDKIINGMGRVGL; encoded by the coding sequence TTGCTCAACAGCTTCTTCGGGTTTGAGATGGGCAGGAGGGCCATGGACTACTTCAGGCGGGGCATGGAGGTGGCGGGGCACAACATGTCCAACGCCCACGTGGAGGGTTATTCCCGTCAGAGGGTTGAGGCGTCTGCCAGCGATCCTTTCACGGACCCCGGTCTTGCCCGTCCAGCGGTGCCGGGTCAGATAGGCACGGGGGTTCAGACCGATGCTATAAGGCGTCTTCGTGATCTCTTCTTGGATGCCCAGTACCGGGAGGAGGTTTGCGTCAAGGGCTACTGGGACACGGTGCTGAAGGCCATAAGCCAGACGGAGACCTACGTCAACGAGCCTGGGGGCAAGGGGTTCCAGGCCTCCATGAACGACTTTTGGGCGGCCCTTCAGGAGGTATCCAAGAGGCCGGACAACAGCGCCACCCGGGAGAACCTGGTGCAGAACGCCAAGAACGTGGTGGTTTTCCTTCAGCAGCTTAAGACCAACTATGATCAGTACAGGACGGCGCTGAACAAGGAGGTTCGCCTTAAGGTGGAGGAGGCGAACTCCCTCATAGATCAGATAGCCCAGCTCAATGGGGTGATAGAGGAGATAAAGGGGGTAGGGGGGAACCCCAACGACCTTTTGGACCGTAGGGACCTTTTGGTGGAGAAGCTCTCCAGGATGATAGACTGCACCGTAGGCAGCCCTTGTTTGGACGAGGCCGACGGGGACTACAAGATTGATCTGGGGGGTAAACTATTGGTGCAGGGCACCAAGACCAGGCACTTGGTGCTCGTGCCGGTGGCGGGGAACCAGGGTTTTTTCGACGTGCAGGTGGAGGACAACCAGTTCCAGCACGTGTCAGACCCCACCGTGGCGGTGGCGATAATAGAGCAGAGGATGCCCGAGTCGGTGGTATCCCTGGAGGTTCAGCGTTTGGCGAACGAGAAGCGTTGGGAGCTGGGGCGCGGGAACGCGATGCTTTCGGTGACCGATAAGGACGCCGCCATCGGGTTGAGGGGCAGTTTTGCCCTTCAGGTCTCCTCGTCCGGGGTGGTTAAGAGCACCGCTTCTTTCCCTGCCTCCGGGGGCAATCCCGTGGGGACGGTTTTGATACCCCCTTCCAGCGGTTCTGCCTCGTATAGGTTCAGGGTTGCGGCGGGTTCCTTTGAGTCGCTGGTGTCGGTGGTGTGGAATAGCGGAACTTCCCAATGGGACATATCGGACAACCTGGGCAACAGCGCCTCCACCGCGGGAGGGCTTTTGAACCTTTCGGATCTAAACTCCTTCTTTTCAGCCAACTACGGCTCTGCTTTCATCTCCTCGGTTTCGTCTGGCGGAGATCAGCTGACCCTGTCGAGCGTTGACAGGCACCTCATTGCCATATCGGATGTTCAGGGTGACCTGGCGCGTCATATGGGGTTGACGGGTAGCTCGCCGGCGGTCACCATAGAGGTGACGGAAGGGGATTCTCTCACCACCATAGCCAACAAGATAAACGCCGCTTACTCCAGCGATCTTGCCGCCAAGATCCCGCCCGAGCTTACCACCAATCCGCCTGGCACTGCTCCGTCGAAGCCGGAGCAGTGGCTTAGGTGTCTTGTGGAGCAGGACGGCACCACCGGTAACTACTATCTCAAGCTTCAGAGCGACCTGGTCGGGGAGGCCTACAGGATAAACGTCTTGGGAGGCAGCGACTGTGGGACCGGCCAGGGGGGAAGCCTCTACATGGCCCGTAAGCTGGGATTTGTGAACGCCGATGACTCGACCAGCGTGGCAGCCTACTCCGAGGACGCTTACTTTAAGTTCGAGGGCAGGGAGTATTTGTCCTCCACCAATTCCTTCAAGGACGCCAGGTCCTTGTCCGCTTCGGACCTTTGGTCCGCCTCCTCCGCCACGGAGGTCTACAAGGGGCTTAGGCTGGAGCTCAAGGGGGTTGGCCTTACCCAGATCCAGTGCCGCCATCACGTAAAGGGTGGCGAGATCCGGGGTTTGCTGGAGTCAAGGGACGATTTTCTCCTGGCCCAGACGGACTGGTTCGACGAGATAGTGTATGGCCTGGTCACGGAGTTTAACGCTCTTCATTACTCGGGGCACGGGGCTGGGGATTACATAAACACCACTGGCATAGAGTTCTTCACCCCCGTAACCGGCAAGTATGGGGCCTCCGGCAGCTTCTCGTTGAACCCCCTGTTGGAGGCCCGGTCGTCGTTGATAGCCGCCTACAGCGGGGATGGTAAGGGCAAGGCTCAGGGGGCGGCGGGTAACTCCTCTGGGGATGGTACAGTGGCCCTTAAGCTGGCCCAGTTAAAGCAGTCCAAGGTTTTGAACGGCCGTTCCTCGGACTTCAACTCCTACTACGAGAGCTTCATAGCCGAGCTTGGTGCGGCGGGCCAGCGGGCCACCACCATGGCCAAGAACCAGAAGGCCTTGGTGGACCAGATAGAGACCCAGAGGCAGTCGGTGATGGGGGTGAACCTGGACGAGGAGATGATGGACATAATAAAGTTCCAGCAGGCCTTTAACGGCATGGCCCGTTACATAACCACCATAGACGAGATGTTGGACAAGATAATAAACGGCATGGGCCGGGTGGGCCTGTAG
- the flgN gene encoding flagellar export chaperone FlgN codes for MSFPELVKTLEMQDEVLGQLGDLLIKQREALRDGRLQVLQDLFKEMQFLSVKAQALEGKRSRLCAALASELGCEPVISEMCERLSLEDGELLRARGRSLANRVGLLRSEMKLLEMLMDEARMLNEMMISEWRRMRAPFDDAGGFSARI; via the coding sequence TTGAGCTTCCCTGAGCTTGTGAAGACCCTTGAGATGCAGGATGAAGTTTTAGGACAGTTGGGGGATCTTCTTATAAAGCAGAGGGAGGCGCTCAGGGATGGGCGCCTTCAAGTTTTGCAGGACCTCTTCAAGGAGATGCAGTTTTTGTCCGTGAAGGCCCAGGCGTTGGAGGGAAAGCGCAGCAGGCTTTGTGCCGCCTTGGCTTCAGAGTTGGGGTGTGAGCCCGTGATCTCCGAGATGTGTGAGCGATTGAGCTTGGAGGATGGGGAGCTTCTCAGGGCCAGGGGCAGGTCTTTGGCCAACCGTGTGGGGCTGCTGAGGTCTGAGATGAAGCTGCTGGAGATGCTCATGGACGAGGCAAGGATGCTCAACGAGATGATGATAAGCGAATGGCGCAGGATGCGGGCTCCTTTTGATGACGCCGGGGGCTTTAGCGCCAGGATATAG
- the flgM gene encoding flagellar biosynthesis anti-sigma factor FlgM, translated as MIDRIDRIYGGHPVDRKSRRAYSGVPEGGGKDHVEVSSFGKELASVVKEMQKLPDLRVDKVEEVRSRVEAGSYRPNLDVLAERLLKAGVTRGV; from the coding sequence ATGATAGATCGCATAGACAGGATATACGGCGGCCATCCGGTGGACCGTAAGTCCCGTAGGGCTTATTCCGGCGTCCCCGAGGGGGGCGGGAAGGACCATGTGGAGGTAAGTTCCTTTGGCAAGGAGCTTGCGTCGGTGGTCAAGGAGATGCAAAAGTTGCCGGACCTAAGGGTCGATAAGGTAGAGGAGGTTCGCTCCAGGGTTGAGGCGGGTTCTTACCGGCCAAATCTGGATGTGTTGGCGGAGCGTCTCCTCAAGGCTGGGGTTACGAGGGGTGTGTAG
- a CDS encoding ComF family protein, protein MFKGLLHLFLPASCPVCGALGEVLCSACGDGLLSSCGSSRILLPGGAVEVLYGGTHEGVLRDVVHLFKYRGCSSLAFHVGVALGRRFAPLGRCIVPIPLHVGSPRGYNQSLLLAQGLSSVWGISVEDHLVWRAKVASQVKSKERRIPEGAIGWSGPRGLDEVVLVDDVLTTGGTLGAAAEALNEAGCSVVGVAVLSLSKAFEGGGKGHGQL, encoded by the coding sequence TTGTTTAAGGGGCTTCTTCACCTGTTCCTCCCCGCCAGCTGTCCTGTCTGCGGCGCCCTGGGGGAGGTGCTCTGTTCGGCTTGCGGGGACGGTTTATTGAGTTCCTGCGGTTCCTCCAGGATCCTCCTGCCCGGCGGGGCGGTGGAGGTTTTGTATGGGGGGACGCACGAGGGTGTTTTAAGGGATGTGGTTCACCTATTTAAGTACCGGGGATGTTCGTCCCTGGCCTTTCATGTGGGGGTGGCGCTTGGCAGGCGTTTTGCTCCTTTGGGCCGGTGTATCGTGCCGATACCCCTTCACGTTGGAAGTCCCAGGGGATACAACCAGTCCCTTTTATTGGCCCAGGGGCTGTCCAGCGTCTGGGGGATTTCGGTGGAGGACCATCTGGTTTGGCGGGCTAAGGTGGCGTCCCAGGTCAAGTCGAAGGAGCGGCGGATACCTGAGGGGGCGATAGGTTGGTCCGGTCCCCGGGGATTGGATGAGGTTGTCCTGGTGGACGATGTCTTGACCACCGGGGGGACATTGGGAGCCGCTGCGGAGGCCTTGAACGAGGCGGGCTGTTCGGTGGTCGGGGTGGCGGTCTTGAGCCTTTCAAAGGCCTTTGAGGGCGGAGGGAAGGGACATGGGCAGCTCTAG
- the metK gene encoding methionine adenosyltransferase: MSKERFLFTSESVTEGHPDKLADQISDGILDAILEKDPMGRVACETLVTTGLVVVAGEISTSCYVDIPRLAREIVKEIGYTRAKYGFDGDTCAVVTSIDDQSPDIAQGVDRALEIRESHMTDSQIDAIGAGDQGMMFGYACDETEELMPAPISLAHKLARRLAMVRKQRILPYLRPDGKTQVTLEYVDGKPVRVDTIVVSTQHHPAVDASQIEADVVEHVIYPVIPAHLMERKPRILVNPTGRFVLGGPLADTGLTGRKIIVDTYGGMVPHGGGAFSGKDPTKVDRSAAYMARYAAKNVVAAGLAKACQIQVAYAIGVAHPVSIMVDTFGSGVISDEALTQLIREHFDFRPGAIIRDLDLRKPQYRRLAAYGHMGRMDLDPLPAWERTDRAEVLRKAAERV; the protein is encoded by the coding sequence TTGAGCAAAGAGAGGTTCCTTTTTACGTCCGAGTCGGTGACGGAGGGGCACCCCGACAAACTCGCGGACCAGATCTCCGACGGCATCTTGGATGCCATATTGGAGAAGGATCCGATGGGCCGGGTTGCCTGCGAGACCTTGGTTACCACTGGCCTTGTGGTTGTGGCGGGGGAGATAAGTACCAGCTGTTACGTGGACATCCCCAGGCTTGCTAGGGAGATAGTGAAGGAGATAGGTTATACCAGGGCGAAGTACGGTTTTGACGGGGATACCTGTGCGGTGGTTACTTCGATAGATGATCAGTCTCCGGACATAGCCCAGGGGGTAGACAGGGCGCTGGAGATAAGGGAGTCCCACATGACCGACAGTCAGATAGACGCCATAGGAGCAGGGGATCAGGGGATGATGTTCGGTTACGCCTGTGACGAGACCGAGGAGCTCATGCCTGCCCCGATCTCCCTGGCCCACAAGTTGGCCCGGCGTCTTGCCATGGTGAGGAAGCAGCGGATACTTCCGTACCTCAGGCCGGACGGCAAGACCCAGGTGACTCTGGAGTACGTGGACGGCAAGCCCGTGCGGGTGGACACCATAGTGGTTAGCACCCAGCATCATCCGGCGGTGGACGCATCTCAGATAGAGGCTGACGTGGTGGAGCACGTTATATATCCTGTTATACCCGCTCATCTGATGGAGAGGAAGCCCAGGATACTGGTTAACCCCACCGGGCGTTTCGTCCTTGGTGGGCCGTTGGCGGATACGGGGCTTACGGGGCGAAAGATAATAGTTGACACCTATGGCGGCATGGTACCTCACGGGGGCGGAGCTTTCTCCGGGAAGGACCCCACCAAGGTGGACCGTTCGGCGGCCTACATGGCTCGGTACGCTGCCAAGAACGTGGTGGCTGCGGGGCTTGCCAAGGCCTGTCAGATCCAGGTGGCTTACGCCATAGGTGTGGCCCATCCGGTCTCCATAATGGTGGACACCTTTGGCAGCGGTGTCATATCCGATGAGGCCCTTACCCAGCTTATCCGGGAGCACTTTGACTTCAGGCCCGGGGCCATAATAAGGGATCTCGACCTGAGAAAACCTCAGTACAGGAGGCTTGCGGCTTACGGCCACATGGGGCGGATGGATCTAGATCCCCTGCCCGCCTGGGAGAGGACCGACCGGGCGGAAGTCCTTCGTAAGGCTGCGGAGCGGGTTTGA
- a CDS encoding GNAT family N-acetyltransferase: MSVLGDYVTYDSKESVRPEELQELYRFTHWGKSRTLEQIERMLQGTSMCFSMRYEGRLVAFCRFITDFVFRGTLWDILVHPDHQGKGVGSALLDYVLGHPVVSPIPLIITYSSDLSSFLIRKGFERREGAVVLIKRPIEYT; the protein is encoded by the coding sequence TTGTCCGTTCTCGGGGACTATGTAACCTATGATAGCAAGGAGTCCGTAAGGCCCGAGGAGCTTCAGGAGCTTTACCGGTTCACCCATTGGGGGAAGAGCAGGACCCTGGAGCAGATAGAGCGGATGCTGCAGGGGACCAGCATGTGTTTCTCCATGAGGTACGAGGGGAGGCTGGTGGCGTTTTGTCGGTTTATAACCGACTTCGTCTTCCGGGGTACCCTGTGGGATATACTGGTGCACCCGGATCATCAGGGCAAGGGGGTTGGGAGCGCCCTTTTGGACTACGTTTTGGGGCACCCGGTGGTAAGCCCCATTCCGCTCATCATAACTTACAGCAGCGACTTATCGTCGTTCCTGATAAGGAAGGGTTTTGAGCGTCGGGAGGGTGCCGTGGTGTTGATAAAGAGGCCAATAGAGTACACTTGA
- a CDS encoding DUF3084 domain-containing protein yields MSFWQDIGELNWQLILALVLISAVVAYVGDVLGMRVGKKRVSLFGLRPRHTSSVITTVTGVLITLSTLVVLGFASSTVRSALLGMKIINRQMQELNVKLEDSRRELSESQGRLFESHKAMDSMVSRLKETESRLVSASGELEMVRRKYDGLVAKTVELADKKSQLEGQLRDLRSQRDRLMAEVADLRLKRDALEKELQQMRSGRIMVFAGELLYQVSWDGRGDPGEAVSTLLNRARASLALRFGLKPEAVILRLDPQEEAKVLGVLREGGGGRRVLRLFASSNATIGEALDCSVKVYRSVLVVRDGEVLAAERFERALNPSDAEQVLYGILKEVNQRVVSRGLLKDPLSGTVGGVTAAEFFDAVERMSGASGPFQVTVVAKGDAYTEGPLEVTIRVER; encoded by the coding sequence GTGTCCTTTTGGCAGGATATAGGGGAGCTTAACTGGCAGCTTATACTGGCTTTGGTGCTGATAAGTGCCGTTGTGGCCTATGTGGGCGACGTGCTTGGCATGCGGGTGGGCAAGAAGAGGGTGTCCCTGTTTGGGTTGAGGCCGAGGCACACCTCATCGGTCATAACCACGGTGACCGGTGTGCTGATAACCCTCAGCACCCTTGTGGTTTTGGGTTTTGCTTCCTCCACGGTTCGAAGTGCCCTTTTGGGCATGAAGATAATAAACCGTCAGATGCAGGAGCTTAACGTCAAGCTGGAGGATAGCCGGCGGGAGCTTTCCGAGTCCCAGGGCAGGCTTTTCGAGAGTCACAAGGCCATGGACTCGATGGTTTCGCGTCTTAAGGAGACGGAGTCCCGTCTCGTTTCCGCTTCGGGTGAGCTGGAGATGGTGAGGCGAAAGTACGACGGGCTTGTTGCGAAGACCGTGGAGCTAGCGGACAAGAAGTCCCAGCTTGAGGGTCAGTTGCGGGATCTTCGCTCCCAGCGGGACAGGCTTATGGCGGAGGTGGCGGATCTCCGGCTGAAAAGGGATGCCCTGGAGAAGGAGCTGCAGCAGATGCGGTCTGGCCGGATAATGGTCTTTGCTGGGGAGCTGCTATACCAGGTCTCTTGGGATGGGAGGGGAGATCCTGGTGAAGCGGTTTCGACCCTTTTAAACCGGGCGAGGGCCAGTTTAGCCCTTAGGTTTGGGCTGAAGCCCGAGGCGGTTATCCTAAGGCTGGATCCACAGGAAGAAGCCAAGGTTCTCGGGGTCCTGCGGGAGGGGGGTGGCGGCAGGAGGGTTTTGAGGCTTTTTGCGTCCTCCAACGCCACTATCGGCGAGGCCCTGGACTGTTCGGTGAAGGTCTACAGGAGCGTCTTGGTGGTTCGGGACGGAGAGGTCCTGGCGGCTGAGCGTTTTGAGAGGGCCTTGAACCCTTCCGATGCGGAGCAGGTTTTGTACGGCATTCTTAAAGAGGTGAACCAGCGGGTGGTGAGCCGGGGTTTGCTTAAGGACCCCTTGAGCGGCACTGTTGGAGGGGTTACGGCGGCGGAGTTCTTCGATGCGGTGGAGCGCATGTCAGGGGCTAGCGGGCCGTTCCAGGTGACCGTGGTGGCTAAGGGGGATGCTTATACAGAGGGGCCCTTGGAGGTCACCATAAGGGTGGAGAGGTAG
- a CDS encoding O-antigen ligase family protein translates to MTPRVRLSGSLEAGGSASSDLIGASAGGLVPPGLFLLLGGITLGIPNLVFSGFLFYDPLHLLKWIVTMVPVAVLSVVAGWSVMRRGPERSGFMVDTLGCMWLLVILWASVQPLFGGIKSLPTFIREWFALGGLVAFYFVAYNAFRGEGDLRVFLWLAIVNCGLNVVFAEVQTRLSQVPFSFILNAPGNYVGNTAQQEMFGLWSAMACFCGVYLHVSHSEVPPRRRWMEPLNLALLALNGWGFWNSTARGGIVSFIAGVVVLALMVVRNFPARRSVLLRRMGIGVLVMGLMLAATLGAGHMGLSRSQALLNKAADMVENPTSLAGRIGIWRSSWEVFKFHPIKGVGLGQFKLHYLAGQRLMFDRYPDGLWQYTLWAHNEYLQWLAEFGVIGGVLLALAMAWWLRGFFWSLLKGDEVPLYCAWACGMAFIVATDALFSRPFHRVENVIWLAFALAVSARTLLPRESWFNGIRNQWVTRVFGAAWMVVALLGLTYLADGYVGDRMLLLASKMNDPNSKLVYVNKAVSHIMTREEAEEQRGYYFLALGRYLKDPVVFRKGADILYQAFLHRPDTKKLFELINAYGMLRDKDKVMELVYYLKPGTYQLHF, encoded by the coding sequence ATGACTCCAAGGGTTAGGTTATCGGGAAGCCTTGAGGCCGGTGGATCTGCTTCATCCGACTTGATAGGGGCTTCCGCGGGGGGGCTCGTGCCCCCTGGTCTCTTCCTGCTCCTGGGGGGGATAACCCTTGGCATCCCCAACCTGGTCTTCTCCGGGTTCCTGTTTTACGATCCCCTCCATCTGCTCAAGTGGATTGTGACCATGGTGCCGGTGGCGGTGCTTTCCGTGGTGGCCGGCTGGTCCGTTATGAGGCGGGGGCCCGAGAGGTCCGGTTTCATGGTTGATACCTTGGGGTGCATGTGGCTTTTGGTGATCCTTTGGGCGTCGGTGCAGCCCCTTTTTGGGGGCATCAAATCGCTGCCCACGTTCATTCGTGAGTGGTTTGCCCTGGGAGGTCTTGTGGCGTTCTACTTCGTGGCCTATAACGCCTTCCGGGGGGAGGGGGATCTTAGGGTTTTCCTGTGGCTTGCCATAGTGAACTGCGGGCTTAACGTGGTTTTTGCGGAGGTCCAGACCCGGTTGAGCCAGGTCCCCTTCTCGTTCATATTGAACGCCCCGGGCAACTACGTGGGTAACACCGCCCAGCAGGAGATGTTCGGGCTTTGGTCCGCCATGGCTTGTTTCTGCGGCGTTTACCTTCACGTGTCACATTCGGAGGTTCCCCCGAGGCGCAGGTGGATGGAGCCGTTGAACTTGGCTTTGCTTGCGCTTAACGGTTGGGGGTTTTGGAACTCCACCGCTAGGGGCGGGATAGTTTCGTTTATTGCTGGGGTGGTTGTCCTGGCCTTAATGGTGGTTAGGAACTTCCCGGCCAGGAGGTCCGTCCTTTTGCGGAGGATGGGTATAGGTGTTTTGGTTATGGGGCTGATGTTGGCCGCAACCCTTGGGGCTGGGCACATGGGGTTAAGCCGTTCCCAGGCGCTTTTAAACAAGGCTGCGGACATGGTTGAGAACCCCACCAGCCTGGCGGGGCGCATTGGGATATGGCGCAGCAGCTGGGAGGTCTTCAAGTTTCATCCCATTAAGGGGGTGGGGCTTGGGCAGTTTAAGCTGCACTACCTGGCGGGTCAGAGGCTGATGTTCGACCGTTACCCCGACGGGCTTTGGCAGTACACCCTTTGGGCGCACAACGAATACCTTCAGTGGCTGGCGGAGTTCGGCGTCATAGGGGGAGTTCTCTTGGCCTTGGCCATGGCTTGGTGGCTTAGGGGCTTCTTCTGGTCGCTGTTGAAGGGTGACGAGGTGCCGTTGTACTGTGCTTGGGCTTGCGGGATGGCGTTCATAGTGGCCACGGATGCGCTGTTCAGCCGCCCGTTTCACCGGGTGGAGAACGTGATATGGCTTGCCTTTGCCCTTGCGGTTTCTGCGAGGACGCTTTTGCCTCGGGAGTCCTGGTTCAACGGGATCAGGAACCAGTGGGTCACCAGGGTTTTTGGGGCTGCCTGGATGGTGGTTGCCCTGTTGGGACTTACGTACCTGGCGGACGGTTATGTGGGGGATCGAATGCTTCTGCTCGCCAGCAAGATGAATGATCCTAACTCCAAGCTTGTATATGTCAACAAGGCGGTAAGCCACATCATGACCCGGGAGGAGGCGGAGGAGCAGCGGGGGTACTACTTCTTGGCGCTTGGGCGTTATCTCAAGGACCCGGTGGTCTTCCGCAAGGGGGCTGACATACTGTACCAGGCGTTTCTCCATAGGCCTGATACCAAGAAGCTCTTCGAGCTCATAAACGCCTACGGCATGCTGAGGGACAAGGACAAGGTGATGGAGTTGGTCTATTACCTAAAGCCCGGCACTTACCAGCTTCACTTCTAG
- a CDS encoding ParB/RepB/Spo0J family partition protein: MDKMWDVLRFLRTPQKEEEPQGVGESSLPPEEAKHRIDSKLEEALKAAEELVDRYAPAQGGDSLGQGASNLVGALGDAPVSSAEEGILLPPPDEVQSFPLPPVGVPSEGLEMIPVDRIRPNPYQPRLMLDEEEIRELADSIRQVGVLQPLLVRPVENGYELVAGERRLRAAREAGLERVPALIVEVDPHSQQLLALVENLQRKNLSAVEEARCLQDLLEKTGWSQGELAKRLGRSQAAVANKIRLLKLDPEVQELVVSGRLSERHARSLLSVPLEEQRDLAYRVIEEELNVRDLERIVGLKTGGEQKAQKKRVAHRDEQESQAAAGPAGDLLRELAALVSKHRTGVFLPNGRSRSLPRASWWWR, encoded by the coding sequence GTGGACAAGATGTGGGATGTTCTGCGTTTTCTTAGGACCCCCCAGAAGGAGGAGGAGCCTCAGGGGGTTGGGGAATCCTCGTTGCCCCCGGAGGAGGCTAAGCATCGTATAGATTCCAAGCTTGAGGAGGCACTTAAGGCGGCGGAGGAGCTGGTGGACCGTTACGCCCCTGCCCAGGGTGGAGATTCTTTGGGGCAAGGGGCTTCAAATTTGGTAGGGGCCTTGGGGGATGCCCCCGTCAGCTCTGCGGAGGAGGGGATATTGCTGCCCCCTCCCGATGAGGTCCAGTCGTTCCCCCTGCCCCCGGTGGGGGTGCCTTCTGAGGGGCTCGAGATGATACCGGTTGACCGTATAAGGCCGAACCCGTATCAGCCCCGGTTGATGCTGGATGAGGAGGAGATACGGGAGCTTGCGGACTCCATAAGGCAGGTTGGGGTCCTCCAGCCATTGCTGGTCCGGCCGGTGGAGAACGGTTACGAGCTGGTGGCGGGAGAGCGCAGGCTTCGGGCTGCCAGGGAGGCGGGGCTTGAGAGGGTTCCGGCCTTGATAGTGGAGGTGGATCCCCACTCCCAGCAGCTGCTGGCCTTGGTGGAGAACCTTCAGAGGAAGAACCTCTCTGCGGTGGAGGAGGCTCGGTGCCTGCAGGACCTTTTGGAGAAGACCGGCTGGAGCCAGGGGGAGCTTGCCAAGCGGTTGGGAAGGTCCCAGGCTGCGGTGGCCAACAAGATAAGGCTGCTTAAGTTGGATCCCGAGGTGCAGGAGCTGGTGGTGTCGGGCCGGCTGAGCGAGCGTCACGCGAGATCGCTGCTCTCGGTGCCCCTTGAGGAGCAGCGGGATCTTGCTTACCGGGTGATCGAGGAGGAGCTCAACGTTCGGGACCTGGAGCGGATAGTGGGGCTTAAAACCGGGGGGGAGCAGAAGGCCCAGAAGAAGCGGGTTGCCCATAGGGATGAGCAGGAGTCCCAGGCTGCGGCGGGACCTGCCGGTGACCTGCTCCGGGAGTTGGCAGCGTTGGTGAGCAAGCACAGAACCGGGGTCTTCCTGCCCAATGGCAGGTCAAGGAGCTTGCCCAGAGCGTCATGGTGGTGGAGATAG